The region cctgaggttaagattcgagacgtatgcctcgccaatcttaactctcgccatcgcctaaaattgtcaacgcggtttcttcaaaccctttctcaatcaaattcaaaaacacgtaatgcttattaaacatttttgcaaataaaggtggaaatggaacatggtgtataccatgcactcctgaggctaggattcgagatgtatatctcgctcatccaagttctcgccatcactcaaaatacatcaaaccaatcaaactcttttctcgccgccgtgcgactaatcaaaaacctttttcataaacgaaaggtatcttgtctaaagtgatacaaaacaatgtttcggccacgattgttgagtagagataaatgacgcttttccgaatgtagatttataaatccgttcgatgtgtggtatgcgttcactcctcatctgttttgggtaaaacaatgttttcgtcgattaatacaatatagctttcgctacaatcgaccaacaaacaaacatttttctacccagaactacgtaagccttgatttctcttttgagatacgtaggagcaggatttttaaatcttgtcaggcccactaataaaaaaacttaggtttagtccttcgtcaaaaatccaaaaatattctcctGTCTTTTATTCATTCTTTCCCAGataataattcgaaaagcctaatatgttaactaacattaacgcacacaactgacctaatggttcccgttgagtacaacggacgtgaggggtgctaataccttccccttgcgtaatcgactcccgaaccctgatttggttgcgacgaccataatcattgtcgttttgtttcttgggttttatcgatatttcccctttcctttttaggaataaataaagttcggtggcgactctgttcagtccatcattgcgagcgtgcgatcgcgcttcgctttgaagtcgtatccccatttttcgaggtgcgacagatggcgactctgctggggagtatcagatccctaagtgagtcaagcctagttaggacgtttgtgtgcctttgtttgtttaattgtgtggcttttccttatttattgcttttttACTGTCTTTATTATTATATTGATATATCTGTTGAATATTGGTTCTATTGCGATTGTTGGTACTTgggtatttgattgcaaaccatgtgggaaagactctacacccgagtctagagtgaaaaaacacataagataggacgatggttgagtagtacggactcccgaggtgaatacttcgtaagggtcggtacgagaacctcacttagagtagatccttttgcaaatattgtcgcccgaggtgtatacctcgtaagcgccgatgtttcaaaggggtccatgactctaaggaccttttagaacattgaacctttggccaactagaaatgatggttgcgtagtatggattcccgaggtggatacctcgtaagcgccgatgtttcaaaggggtccatgactctaaggaccttttagaacattgaacctttggccaactagaaatgatggttgcgtagtatggattcccgaggtggatacctcgtaaggatcgatacgagaacctcgctcagaatagattctccagatggagttgatgaccggaaagtattttccgtaagcgtcaaacagtcttttgaatccatgactctgagtatcctgtctagaacccagtcgatggttgcgtagtacggactcccgaggtgaatacttcgtaagggtcggtacgagaacctcacccagaatagattcccttgatggagttgacgaccggaaagtatttcccgtaagcgtcaaacattcttgtgaatcaatgactctgggaGTCCTTTGTAACAAAACCTTAGATcttacccggtgagaacctattcttggaaaacaatcagattcatcagtacctcatacttttgaacccgtgtatgaaaaaacaaatgtgcatggcttgcattgcattcattcgcattccattgcatttgcatctcatcataacgcatgtcattttcagacaaaataccaaaaaaaaactcatccatcttttgtccgtgaagcaaagtgattctcaacacaTGAAGAgcaaagaaccatgtctcaggggatgatggacgagctaaggaaaagccaagaagtACTGATGGAGGAACTTAAccttttgaagagccaaatgagatgggtcttggaaaccctgcaagtcttgttgggaaaagagggtcacccaatatacactgctgcaacaaagagagctactacgccacatccatctggtgttaccccaagtcaagggaaatgctatgtggcaactcctcatttaccagtatatggacctccctcaaggcgtcatcatcaacatcctctggctattgctcctcaaagtcaccaaaaccaggttcaaaacaaaaatcagaatcagaacaagaggaacaaggatcacaatgactctattccggtgccatatagcaagctctacccgctactgatccagaatgctttggtgacccctcgagctctcacgcctgtgtcaccatacctaccatggtacaatccaaatgcaacgtgtgaattccataaaggggcattgggacataacctagattcttgctgtgcgctaaaagccttggtacgaggactgattaacaagaagagcttagtctttgaagaagatcacccgaagatcaagtgtgaataccatactggaacaatggggcactccatcgaggaatgcatgagttttaagctcaagctgcaaggattaattgacataaggtcaccaacactcaaggaggaaggctcaggtacatataccttgattttTGGGCCAGataatgagaaagggaaaggacccttgaaaaccctcaaggttttgttccacaaggaagatgtcagggatgtggctaatgagctatcattgtttcctggtaagagcattgagataccgccttggatttccaatgtcacgacccataccaatgaaagaaaaggagaagtaGTAGTGGATTCAAGAaggttgcgttcaacgatgagattgaaggaaaagaatttgaagatcatcatgccaatgtcaaaaagctgGTTGATCCCAATCTTCAAGGTTGAAGAAAtcaattccctaaagctggcaatcatttggttgtttcaacacttcttttgtagtttctttgcatgttggttgttatttgcttttaaacattgttgttttatttgaattggtaagattaatgaaatgtttatgcatcttttgaattgatccattcgtattcactcgtttttcatttatgttaaaaaacaaaaatactcctctcattcacttttgtttatcaaactgttgtgttaacaaagattggagggaggatgatgaaaacgaaacacctgaaattgttgtggtatgcttttgagtaaaaccttgtcgatgatgtaaggcattgtttcaaatccccaaacactgaagttataaggagttaatccctagacaaccactttgagcctagaagttggtgtttgtttcggatctaaaacccttaatcttaacctggggcagggtagttgtgttcagatagtttgatcatgcattcgatctttcaaaaaaaaatcgtccatatgtacaccctccaattaggttcaaccacatgttatccttcgcgcatGTGTTGAggtgtcgaagaagttgagaaaagctaaaattaatgttggttgatcctcatccaccaataatgtggcagtcaacaccttttttaaaaaaaaaatagaaaaaagccCACTAGGTCAAATACCACAAGATGACTtatgcaaaagttagggcatcccgatggaccaaaagcttcaaagaagcagttcaggcaaaattagggataaaataaatcaatcaaaagaggtcattaaatcctcaacaaaaacaaaataaggtgactgccatttcaagaaaacTCGTCTTGAAccctcatcacaccttcgaacccttTTGGAAGTCGAATACGTGtatcgaattaactgaacgtaggaactggagatcatcaaggagaaggggtgggtaaaaacaaattttgagccttatatccttttgtttcaagaaaccgcgaaccagaccacgttacaacccttaaaagacctaattgaggcagggtttattttgaaagcatactataacaaggtggtgttaacttgactccaaacgatttttgttaatcatttgatggcaccaacttgcatactgtgaatgacttgatcaccattgtgttcttatcaacgactcgttcactgtatttcacccgttcatatcaataaattttgatttcaaatttttgcataagcattgaattaaaattaccatttctgaatgaacaatcttatttgcgagtcaacactcagcatcaaagaaattcaatacacagttgaggaactagatggagtgaaagaagtctagtcaagggcaaatcactttgagcatcagttaattcgagctagtcaccctaagggtcatctagccaagggtaatctgcttcaagaatcagacaggggcaagccacctcagagctcagtaagtccaatcactTCAAGGTTCActtagccaagagtaatttgcttcaagacttaggctggggcaagccacctcagagctcaatgagtccaactatccaaatGACGGTTAACCAAGAGTCTGCCATTCCAACATTTGTTTAGTCAAGTTCAGATCGTTGCAAGTTTCAAGCACTTGGGGCAAGCcctctcgaggtagtctcatggaaagttgtttccaaactcactttcaaggtgaacatttccaaagacccaacaaactggggcaagatgagccacagaggggcagaacctctttcttcgtgctttcaaattgctcaaacaaattctgccatacgtcaacaactattgagtttaagacgagtgcccgaaaattatgctagcacgattcgTTGATCCTTAAAAAGGATCtcattggctaagttgtggctatcaagctggatagaattctccttcgacaacatctatcacaaatatttggttgagttctcggtgttgaggaatcatgagcttccataaaaagccttacaaactcccagtctgtccagcgtcagcattctcataatcatgatcattcatatatcatgcattcaaatcatgcatagccgaaatgtacttcgtgctcattttgcattgacctaggtcttgttgttgatcctatgTCCTTGGACCTCTAATTCCGTTTTGTCTTTGGTATCtttaaaccaacatccggttttcacggtcattttcaagtccaattgttgttggcaaaatccgttaaaagctggttgtagtccattgcttacggtcaaagtccaattgtttttattccggggtcaggtcatacttgaacctgctctgaagagtttttccttttgttcaataccattcaggtcatgtatgaacctgttgttgaaccttttattccggggtccggtcatacttgaacctgctctgaagattctttgttcaatactattcaggtcatgtatgaacctgttgttgaaccttttattccggggtctggtcatacttgaacctgctctgaagagtttttccaatttttgttcaatcctattcaggtcatgtatgaacctgttgttgaaccttttattccggggtccggtcatacttgaacctgctctaaagagtttttccaatttttgttcaatcctattcaggtcatgtatgaacctgttgttgaaccttttattccggggtccggtcatacttaAACCTGCTttgaagattctttgttcaatcctattcaggtcatgtatgaacctgttgttgaaccttttattccggggtccggtcatacttgaacctgctctgaagattctttgttcaatcctattcaggtcatatatgaacctgttgttgagcttttattccggggtcgggtcatacttgaacctgctctgaagagtttttccaatttttgttcaatactattcaggtcatgtatgaacctgttgttgagctttattccgatgtcaggtcatacatgaacctgttctgaagagtttttctccatgattattccccagcgttgtcaagtcatgtgtgaacttactaccgaaatcccttgtgttctaagtgtcgtttatcaaatctcactttgaatactccccagtgtgtgtctgattctccagcaggactgtctccccagcaagtttgtttcttaccatttgtctgtcttcCTGTGGACCATCAACTTTCCCCACAGTTTGATCTGTCTaagtagcatctcctgttaagggtccaccatatccctagcagataagaaaattacaaaaaaaaagaaccatgcattcatgcatccatgcatatcatatcatgtcatatcatgtcatatcatatcatagggattcaggatcaaaatctgggtcttcttagtatttaaccatctcccactatgatcatatgaagagtgtcctgcttcatattctctagttgaagacgcttaaataggggcaactgtcataccccgattttgatcctgaaatttttccatttttttcttttatttttgcatttgcatacattcatcagtataaaacggattttaatatcttgactcttttttatttttaatttgattttaatttcaaattaagtttaattccaattgtcaatttaatcttaattgtttatttttactaatgattaaaactctaatcgatttttatttccaaatgaatgttagagttgatatccaagtaattttaaatgaattatagattaatttatttttaatttggtttttttGCTGATTTGTTATTAGTAATTAAATTGATTATTCAAACTAATGttggattattcctaaaaatccacatccatttttataattaaaattcAAAATCCAAAATCCATTTTGTATCCATAATGCATCCCAAATCAAAATAATAATACATACATTTCATAACATTCAGTAATATTTAACATTCAAACATctccaaactcattttcatacatacattttcacGTAACATTCAAGCATAACAATGCATCACATCCAACTCTATTTTTAAATCCATTTTTTTTTCCTCAAGCtatattcaaatccaatattaaTTAATAGCAATTAGGAAAAGCAAACAAAACGCTACAACCACACTACTACACCAAGCCTAGCTGCCAAGGAAACAGCTACAAGATGCCAAACCAACTTCACATTCCAACGACAGCTGTAAGCTGCGGCACACCCCACTGCAGCACAATGAGACAAAAGCCACCTGCATAAGCCACACTTCCAAAAGCTATTACACGAGAAACTCTAGCGCATATGAGCCAAGCTGCAAAGTGGCAAACGACGGTAACGCAGCTCAAGGCAAGACTGCAACCGCCAAAAATAACAAGGGGTACTGGCTGATGGTCATATGCCGTGGGCTTGTGAGGCATTTTCGAAGCATCATGCAGAAGAGTTGATCTCATCCCGAGCTCTACATTGGTGTTGGACATTATTCATGATCAAACTTTGGAATCATGGTCTTCTTAATGCCTGCACAATGAACAACTGCAGTTCAATATTAGAGCGCtccaaaaaaaaaaacaagggaTCGAATACCGTCACAAATTGAAGATAAATTGACTCAACCAAACAATACAACAGTCAGTCTATAGAAAGTGAAAGCCATTTCTTACCTTCGCGTGTACAGAATCATGTTGAACAACAAATGTATGTGAACCAGACATTTGATGAGTGGAAACGTGTGGTGAAGAAGCCGAGTACCTACACTTGCGCCTCAGGTAGACTGCAGAAGAGAAGTACAGATGGTTGCAATTTATGATGCCAATCTTGAAAAGAGAGGAATTTGATGAAGAGAAAGAACCTGATGGAATGGTTCTCTCAGGATGGACAACAACCGCAGAAATGACGACCTTCACTGATTGTGCTGGATGCCTTTTGACAGTTACAAATGACCGGTTCAATAGTGATGTGAGCCTTAATGCAATCGCACTCCTTCGTTTCTGTGCAGTCAGGCTTACGGATGGAGGACTTGTATGCAATAAGAAGAGTAGTACTGATGGCTCGTCACCATAATTTGACAAATGATGAGTATGATGATGACAATCTGCAAACGGACACATATGTTATCTCAAGAACAGAGAATCATATTGCTATGCATTTCACAGGTTACTACTGATCTATACAAAAAAACACACCAATAGCAGGTCTTACGGTGGCGGGATCTGGTGCCGGTGTTAGGCGCAGGTATCGTTTCTCAATTTCCTGGCAGGTACCCTTTACAGTAAGAGCATCCCAGTCAATATCCTCAACAGGTTTGCTGACACCATCATCAAAGCTTTTGCTAAGCAACCATAGTCCGCAACAAGATATAAGTGAATGGCCTGTAGAGGATTTCGTACCAATCCATTATTTGGCTGCAACTTGAATCCATCCTCAAAACCTGCAAATGCGGCAACAAAACCGGTAAGTCCAACAATTTACTACGGTACAAAATAAAACCAAGTTCAACGTTACCATTGCGTGTGCATGCTGCTATGACGAAATTCCGAGAAATAACATCCTTGTCCATAACATCAATTGAAGCCCCTCGGCAATCAGATTTGTTGATAGAACTAATAAAGAAATTAAAGCCTCAAGTGGTTGTGGCTGGAATTGCTATTTTTTGAGGTTGTTACTAGTTCAGATTTTGTACAGCACGAGATGTTGAATCTCATCTTTTCTTGGACATATCAGATCACTTTGAGCTATTCAGCCTTCCAGGATCAAATGGGAACTATGTTTCTTCTGCTACATTTTGAAAACTGACACAGTGACAGTTCCGACTGATGCCAGTGCAGGTTTTAAGTTCACAGAAAAGACACTAACTGAAGTTCTTCGCACTGTGAAAAAACCATGGGTGTGTCTTTCTGGACCTACAATCAATACCACTGGTTTAGTTTATAGCAACAAGGAAATATGGATAAGAAACAACATATGGACCATCTTACTCAACGGATGGAACCTCTTGCATCAGACCCATCATTGTGTATGTAATAATCTATATTTGTTTTTTTGCAACTGAAGAGGTCGACGTCCTTTGCTTCTGGACCAATAAATCCATGCTCACAACTCAAAAGCCTGATATCCTATGCAAGCGATCATAACAGGAATCTCCCTGTATTCAATACTTGAAGGCAATGCTTATATCTTCTGGGCATGTTGGAGAACCAGTTTCAGGTGACGTTTACGAATGCGCCTTCTTGAAAAAAACTCATCCACTACCCCAaattttcactgcagtaaaatGAGAAAATTAATTAGTAAAAGGTGCAAAAATCCAGAAAAATCCCCAATTTGGAATCAAGACAAAGTTCAAGAAGAAAGGTTATGTTCAGATTACCTTTCCGAGTCCAATGATCAAACAGGGCAATCATCTCTGAGCATCAAAAAGCAATCCTGGAACTTTCTCCATTGGACCATTGAGCATCAATTTGTAACCCTAATCAGCCTGGCATAA is a window of Lathyrus oleraceus cultivar Zhongwan6 chromosome 6, CAAS_Psat_ZW6_1.0, whole genome shotgun sequence DNA encoding:
- the LOC127093805 gene encoding uncharacterized protein LOC127093805 is translated as MDKDVISRNFVIAACTRNGNVELGFILYRSKLLDLPVLLPHLQVLRMDSSCSQIMDCKSFDDGVSKPVEDIDWDALTVKGTCQEIEKRYLRLTPAPDPATVRPAIDCHHHTHHLSNYGDEPSVLLFLLHTSPPSVSLTAQKRRSAIALRLTSLLNRSFVTVKRHPAQSVKVVISAVVVHPERTIPSGSFSSSNSSLFKIGIINCNHLYFSSAVYLRRKCRYSASSPHVSTHQMSGSHTFVVQHDSVHAKALRRP